A window of Mustela erminea isolate mMusErm1 chromosome 19, mMusErm1.Pri, whole genome shotgun sequence genomic DNA:
ACCCTCACCTCGTTCCATCAGCGAGTTGAGAAGGGATGCATTggagaagaagaacaaataacCGAAAGTCTGAGACACAAGGTCCGGGTGCAGCTCACACTGGCTGGTCAGTTCCAGGGCCGCCTGGAACACGCCCAGGGTAGGTCTCAAGCCTGGAGGCATGGCCCCCAGGTCTGCGCCAGGCCCTGGCAGCTCTGCCCCAGCTGTGAAAGGGTTACTATCCAGGAGAGCCGGCAGGGTTGAATACAGAGTCTAAGAACACACAGAGATGAAAACAAGTGATTGGACTGCACTTCCTGGAAGTTTCAGGGTGACAGAGCTTCTGGGAATTCTAGTCCATTCTACCTGCAACATGCTAAAGGTTCTTTGTGAGAAAATCCCTACTTTCCAGATGGGCATCTAGCATTCATCATGTGAAGGACACCTCAAGTCTTAAGAAAGCCTCCCGGAGTTTCTTGGGAATTTTAAGACCACCTCTCCTACCTCATAGGACTTGTTATTCTCAACAGAGACAGCCCAGAGTTCccgaaggaaagaaaaagaatgaagagtcaGGAAGTGGGGGTTGCATGGCAGTGAGCCAGTGGAAAGTGAGATCAGGCTAAGGACAGGAAATGAGGTCagaggcaaagaagaaataaagctaCACTTGACAGGGATGGACAAGAGGCGAAGCGTTGGAGGAACAGGCTTCACCAATCAAGGCTGCTAAAGGAACAGAAGGACTCTCCCCAAAGATCTCCTTTGCTGTTACAGATAGGAACTCAGGCCCACCAGAAGCCTGAAACCCTAGAATTCCAAGACACCATCTTAAGGTCAAGGGTGGTGGGGGACTGGGGCAAAGTCTTGCAGGACTAGCACTCCAGGGAGAACCTCTGTGGCTCGGAAAAGGGAGTGAATTCAGAGCTGTAGGAAGTAAGTCAGCAAACACCGGAAGTGAGGCCAGATTCGAGAGGACCTTTCATTTAAATGACAGTGTCCGGCACTGTTTGAGTCCTGTCAACTATCCATCGATTGATCATCTATTAAATTTAccagtggaggggcgcctgggtggctcagagggttaagcctctgcctttggctcaggtcatggtctcagggtcctgggatccagtcccacatcgggctctctgctcagcagggagcctgcttcctcctctctctctctgcctgcctctctacctgcttgtgatctctgtctgtcaaataaataaataaataatcttaaaaataaataaataaaaaataaataaatttaccagGTGCTTAAAAAagtgcttaaaaaagaaaacaggtgcttaaaaaagtgaaaatggtgATAGAACCATAGGTAATAAAGTTAGCCTGTCAAGAGGGGATCGTTATAGAGATAGGAAGAGAACCGGAAAGACAGGAAGTGATGTAGGCTCAAACAGGAAGTGGTACCAGAACAGCAAAGTGCTTCGGTGGATGGGAAGTGATGTCAGAGCAGCAGGGACTCTTATAAGGTCAAACAGGAAGTGACATAGGAGCGATCCGACATAATTCCAACCGGAAATGAGATTATGTCAGAcaggaagcaggggaggagaCCAACCTTGGTGAGGTAGTAGACAGACTGCTGGAAGGTACACATGATGACCTCGTCCAGGAGGGCCATGGCCTCATCACATAATTCCAAGTCATTGCAGAGCTGTGGGTCTGAGGACAGACctgggggtgagagagagaaccgGAGGCTGACAGGCAGGAGCCCAAGTCCCCAAGCAGCAGGAATGACAGGGGACTTGGACAGGCTTGGGCTTGGGTCAGAGCTCACCCTCCTGGTcagcctccttctccatctccagcACCTTCTCCTGCACAAAGCTCAGTAGCTCCGTGGTGTTGGCCATCCATAGCATGAGCGGCCGCAGCTCTACGGACACAGCCTCGGGAGTCAAGGGCACCTCGGGGACTCCCTCCGGgtggctggggaaggagaaaaggaccTGTGATCTTTGCCCAATCCTCACTTTGTCCAAACCCCGAAATTAGACCCCAAGGTCTAATTGGGGACCAAGACCAATCCTCATTTCAGGGCTGGAAAAGTTGAGTGGTGAGGAAGAGCAAAAACCTGCACTAAGCCAGGAATGGAGTGAAAGAGCCCCCGCTGcaaacccccacccctgcatcccTTTAATTCCTTCTCCCCAGAACTTCTCTTACTTCTCGGGCTGACGGTCTCCGATTTCCTTAATCTTTTCCTGTAGAACAGAAAGATCAGAGTcaaggttggggggggtggttggggagaGGCCTACGAGTTAATACCCTGGTGTTTCTAGAAGCACCTTTTTGACAGAGACTCTCCCCACTCAAATGGACTCTAACCCTCAAGCATCAGAATGGTCTCTCCTCTTCTTACCTTTTAAAACACAAACCCTTATGATTGTGAGTGGTCTATCGCCCTCAGGTCCGCTCAAATAGTATCTTCttaccccgccccgccccccgcccccccccaagaCGCTTCCTTAAGCTTCTAATGAGCCCTAGCTCAGTGAGCTGGAACCCATTGGATGGAACCTTAGAACTCAGTGGGAATGGAAACCCCATTCTGGATGATTTCTCCCAGGCACTTCCATCTGTAAATCGGACAAATTtgttcttcctcccctccaagaATGGTCTGGACCGCGACTACTCAAAGCCCCGCCCAAGGGGCTGCCGGCCTCAACTCCCACAATGGTCTCTCCCGACTTCTCATCCAGCGGGATCTCGCCCGATCTCCCAGAATGATTTCTCCCGTTATCCCACAGGTGCAAAGGTGGTATTTCACTGCCTTCTCTTCTAGCACCACAGCTCCCAGCATCCCCGTGAGCCCCTTGCGTAATAGCCCCAACCCCCATTCCCGGAGCATCCCGGAAGGAGTGGTTTCAACCCGCCCACACAGCTGGAAGGTGGAGAGGAGGCGTGGCTGGGGAAAGAACCTGGGGCGCCGACGGTGGCGGGAGGCACTCACCCAGACAGCCTCCTTGATTAGACGGGCCAGGCGGCCCAGCAGGCGTGGGAGGTGGCCCAGCTCCAGTTCCCGGGCTGAATGCTGCACGCACAGCGCCAGCAGCGTGGCGGGCCCGAGCGGTGGCAGGTCCCCAGCGCCCGCAGCCGCAGCGCGCACAATCTCGCCCAGGAGCGCCTCTTCCTCGCGCGGCCGGAAGCGCAGCACCGGCTCGCGGCCGTCTAAGTAGGCCGCCAGCGCCTCGCCCCGCTCCTGCAGGCCCCGGCCGCATAGGCGGCAAGAGAAGGCCCAGCCGGGACCCGGCGGGGCGGCCCCAGGGCGGGCGGGCAGCCAGGGCGGCCGCGCCGGCCCCGAGCCTCCAGTGCGGGGGTCCTTGTACATGAAGAGGAAGTGCTCGCCCAGCCCCAGCAGATCGCCAGGGTGCAGCTCCGCCTCCCGCAGCAGGAGGCACCCGTTGTGCGTGACTGGGGCACCCCGGGATGGGCGCACCATGGCCGGGGGCTCAGGTCCCGCTCGCACAGTGCAGTGCCGCGGCAGGATGTCAGGGGCATTGAGAAAGGTGTCCACATATGGGGCCGGGGACCCCCCGCGGGCCGAGGAGTTCCCGCCCCGGCCAAAGACATGCTGCTCCCGCGTCATCACATATACCACGAAGTcctggaggggaaaggaagatacAGGAGGGACAGCTCCAGGCGAAATGGACACTTGCAAGGAGGACCTTTTGTCACACTCAACTCGCCCATCAACCACCTTCCTTAGAATGAACACTTCCAAGGAGATCTGTTGGGATGTCAAGGACTCACCAATTACCTCCACCCAAGCATGCATGAGTGGACCTCTCAAAGGCACTTCCTGTGACAGACTGCCCCCTAACACTCATCTTGAAGATCAACTGCTTATAAGGAAACTCCTTTCTTTATAGGGGCTCTAGAATTCCCCTCCCTCAAATTGTTGTTGGTTTCCAGGAAGCCTTTGTCCAGTAGACTCTCCCATCTTCTCACCTCCTCTGAATGGACCCTTACAAGGCAATCCGTTCCCACAGTACACTTGTCCCACAACATCCAGCTCAAAGAACAGGTGCTTCCAAGAATACCACAACCTGCTACTAAAATGGACTGTCCTATTACAAAGAATGGAACTTTCCAAGGAAATCTTTCTTTTAGGAACCCCATGATGGAGACTACCAAAGACGTTTCTCCTTCCAATAACAGCTTCTCTGAATATTTCCAAAACAAGGGATAGATATCTCTAAAGAGATTCCCCCTTCGAACAAAggtttcttccattttctccaccCCACAAGTATGCACCCTGGGGAGACACCCCTTTCTACAATGAACTCTCATTTTTCCCCAACCCATGCTGGACTCACTTCCAAAGAGACATAGTACTACAATGGACTTGTCTACTACCCTCATTCCCATGATAGAGAATTCCAAAGATGGCCACTCATGACTACATGAGTGCAGATAAATTCCCCTCTATGAGAGATTCACCTCTTACTCCTGATGCCAAGGAAGAAAGACTTCCAATGAAGcctctttcttaaaaaggaatttctTGTGAACCTCACTCAAAAGAATGAATGCTTCCAATGTTTTCCCCTCTTCCAATAAGAGACTCTCCTGTACTCCCAGAACAGATCCTTCCGATTTGAGTATCTTCCCAAAATAGACCTTCCTATTCTCCAACCTTGCCTGGAGAAATAGGCTGTTGTAATATATGCAAACTCCTCCCTATAATGAACTTGCCCCATCCTCTTGCCCCAACAAGGAAGAATGAATTCTTCTAAGCGAGCCCTTCTCTAAATAGTCTTCCTCATTCACTCAATTATAAAGCCAGGCCACCTAACCCGATTGATCACTCTCTATGACAGTAAAAATGGGACTAATCACTAAGTTCCACCAGTGGCCTTTCCCACTGATTCCCAGAAGCACCTGTTGAACGTGACTTGTACCACTTGACTGTTACCCAAAGTTGAACAACATCATGAAAATGACTCTCCCAATCATCACCTGCACCAATAATACATTGTTTctattaatgaaataatttcccAGTAACCCACTAGTAATGTTCTAACTCCTAatcctttctccccctctgcttcctAACACTCAAGCAAGTTCTATTGTCacccaaatataaaaaatagaagtatgaGTATCACCTACCCCCATCAACAATAGTCAGATCGTTCTAGTGTAAACCAGCACATTTAAAGAATGGATTAGTCCACTCCTTTCCAAAAAATGCAGGCTTATCCAGAACAAgattccattcatccatcaaatTATCTTCTTCCCAAACAAAACAGACACTTCCATTACTCCTCATCAAGAAACAGAACCTTACAAGGAGATCCCTTTTTTACAATAGACTCTCacaacccctccccaccaaagACAGTGCTTTCCCTCGGTTTGGCATGAAATGAGCCATGGGCTACTTGTTCTTCCATCCAGATCTTTTCAGCCAtcaacccccaccaccaccaccttccccTGGCCCTCCATGCCCCATCTCTGACAATGACATCTCCTACACTGGAACCTTACTGGGGCATACCTGAGACTACCAAATCCCAAGGAATTCTGGGAGTTGTAATTTTGTCTCCCTGCCACGGAAGGGTAGAGCATAGGTCTCTCCCAGTGGGATAGACTGCGCTTACCTGGGCGTCTTGGTAGCCCTGGAGCAGCAGGAAGTAGGGACGGTTGCTGGGGGCCTGGATGAGGCACTGGGTTAACTGATCGAAGTCGCCAGGGTCTGCGGGTCCGATCTGGGCGTCCGCTGCCCCCGGGGCCATGCTCAGTGCCTGCTGCCGGCGCtcctgctgccgccgccgccgcccctgcAGGCTGAGCTCCGACACGCTGCGCCGCAGGGACAGGTTTTCCGAGCGCTCTTTGCCCCCGGTCCCAGTCGGGGGCCCTGACCCCGACCCCGGGCCGGGACTGGCTAGCGCCGCCCCGCCGGACGCCGCCCGGGAGCGATTCTTTTGTGGCCGCCACGAGGGGGCGCCCGTGCCTGCCGAGAGACACCGAGGGATGAGGCTGAGACTGGAAAGAGGCCGATTGTGAAGAGACGAAGAATTTACAGAGAAATGAGGCGGGTTCCCACATTTAGGTTTTTGCATACGCAGTTCCCTGTGCCTGGAACACACTTTCTGCCTGACTCCTACCCACCTTGCAGTTTTCAGCTCagaaattcattctttcaactgttttttgagggggagagggCACCTACTACGTGCGGGGCACTGCTGCACCACACCGGGCCCAAGGAGTGAACTGATTGTTCTCACCAGGCTGTAAAACATAGCAGGGTGGGACCCTCACCTGTCATTTGCTCACTGCATTCCCCCACGGCCCTAAATAATGTGTGGCCAACAGTAGGCGCTCAACGAATGCTTttgggagttggggggagagagCGATGGTTATAATCGCCATTCTTTATTAAgcaactactatgtgccaagtcTTGTACTAAAGCCCTGTTATACATGATCTCATCTCACCTTCGCCTAGGGTTTCGCTCAGTTTAACTGGCAAAGGATAGATTGGAATTCAAGCCAGAGTTCAAAGCTCATGCGTATAACTACCACAACACTTTGTCTCTCAAAGGGAGACTCAGAAACAGAAAAGCTGTAGAAGGCTCCCTGAGCGGCCCGTGGCCCTGAGCCAGGCCCCATCCCTGCCAGACCCGGCTCCGTGCGCCCTGTTCCGCCAAAGGCATCACCTCCTGTTCCAGGCCCGGCCTTCTCCGTGACCCGGCCGGCATGCAAGCATGACCTTCCTCGGCCTCTACAAACaatctctctcttcatttcccttGAGCCACCTTCAAGTCTCCCATTCACACTCTGCAGTCTACAGAGCCTAGGGCACCTGCTCCAAGGCCAGCTCCCCTGAGGCTCCGCCCTACTCTAGGCCCAGATCAAGTAGTCCATTTCTTCACTTCCCAAGTCCCTTCCCCTTATACGCTTAATCTACACGGGCCTGGTCCCTCATGAACCCCTTCAACCTATTGCTCTGAGAGGCTTcctgccagaggccaggctgccACTCAACACCTCTGTTCTGCAGGCCCCGCCCACCAGCTCTGCCAAAACCTCTGGCCTGGCCCCAGCCTCACTCCCCACTAGACCTGGTGCTATAGGTCACTCCCAGTCCTCTTCTCTCCCGCGGGTCCCACCTCCAGCCTACGACTCGTAGCTCCAGTCCCGCCCGGATcccgcccggccccggccccgcccccagccccgcccccacctcccacagGCCCCGCCTTCGTGGCAGGCCCCGCCCTAGCCCGCAAAGCCCCGCCCCCAGAATCCGGCTGGTCGGCTCACCATCACTGTCCGCCGCCCCGAAGGCCTCCTGCTCCAGGCGGCGCGCCTCCTCGCGGCCCCGCAGCTCGAAACGCCGCGCCCAGCCGGGCCGCGCTCGCCACAGCTCCTGCACCAGCAGCGGACGCTCCGAGTCGCCCAACACGCGCAGGTGCTCCGCCCGCCAGTCGCCGCTGCCCATGCCGCCCGCCGCCGGCCGGCCCAGCGCGTCGCACAGCGCGAAGGCGTCCACGCAGCTGCTCTCGCCCGGGCTGCCGGCGGGGCTGCCCGCCAGCCCATAGCGCTCCAGCGCCTCGGCCACCAGCTCACGTGCCGTGGAGCGCGCGGTGGCCAGTACGCTCTTGTAGTTGGCTCCCGACGCCAGCCCGGCGCCGAAGATCTTGAGGACCCCCGGGGGCGCCGTGGCGCGAGTGGCCAGCGGGGGTTCGGGGGCCACGCCGGCTGACAGCTCCGGCAGCTTCTTTTCGCTGGCCCAGCGCTGGGCGCCCCCTGGAGTCCCGGGGCCTCCCGCGCCGCCGGACCCCGTGGCCCCGGTCCCCGAGCCCCGAAAGAGCTGGGAGATGCGCTTGGCGCGACTCCCCGAGGCTCCTCCGGCCGCCTTGACCGCGCCCACTCGCCGCAACTCCAcgtgcggcggcggcgggggcagcGGCTCGCTGCTGCGGCTTCCCGTGTCCGAAGAAGACGACCTGGGAGTCCGCCGGGGAGTGGAGGCGGGAGAAAGAcccagaaagacaggcagagaagggagtagatggtagagaaggagggaggtgggcaaaGATCCAGACAGAGGGGACAGAGACCCAGCGAGGAAGGGATGGcggcggtggggcggggggatggaCAGAGACCCATTGAGAGGGaacagggaagcagagaaagggcaacagaaacccagagaaaaagagggacgGAGCCCCAGAGAACGAAGAAGATGGGAGACAAGGTACCCACAGAAGGGTGAGagattggggtgggggcgggggggggtgtgtgAAGCAACAGAGATGAGGTTGGGCAGAGGccagaagcaaagagagagataaatacataaataaaaggcaaGTCCCCCAGAAGGAAATTCcaagaagcagggaggggaggaaggaaggtgatCCAAACCCCTGTGTCCCCATCCCCGTGTCCATCCAGCCTAACCCCATCTACAGCCCCAGGACTCCCCACCCTGGGCCTGAGAGCGCTGAGGCCCACGGtctcctcctgcctgccagcTCACTTGCCGTTCAGGACAAGAACTGGAAGCCAATCCTTGGGGCCCCTGGCATTACCCGGCACAGAGACTGGGTTATAAACGGGGACAAATGGGAAGCAGATGGGACAGGGGAAGGAgtctggggcggggggggactCACTTAACAGAGGCAGCACTGGGCCAGCGACGTCCCAGCTTGGCCAgctgcttcctgggggaattGATCCACAGGCCCACGGGGAGATGGAGCTTCCCGAAGCGGGGGCTTCCGCCCTCCTTCCGCTCACCAGATAGCATGGCCCTAAGGAAGAGTGGGTAAGACCCCAAATTCTGAGGCCCTGAGTGGCTGGGTAGGGACAGAAGGGGACTGAGACTCCTCAGTCATAGAGGGGGGCTGGGGCTCAGACATTCTGAGAGAAAGATGGGAACCTAGACTCCTGGGTGCTGAGATGCGAGGTGGAGGAGAACTGACTCCTGGGTCTGGATTCCTGGGACCCTAGCACTTACCCTGCGTCAGGTCCCAGCAGCACCCTGGGGCCCTGGCTCCGTTGGCCCTGTTGGTTCCTGACCCTGCTGCTCCTGTTcagcctttgcctctgccccagctcccagcactgggtgggggacaggaaaaGGCAAGAGGAAACCCGGCAGGAAGAGCGGGGAGGGGGCGTCCTGTGAGGGGACTGGGCCTGGGGGAGGAGATCTGGGT
This region includes:
- the RASIP1 gene encoding ras-interacting protein 1 isoform X3 — translated: MGSGDWRAEHLRVLGDSERPLLVQELWRARPGWARRFELRGREEARRLEQEAFGAADSDGTGAPSWRPQKNRSRAASGGAALASPGPGSGSGPPTGTGGKERSENLSLRRSVSELSLQGRRRRQQERRQQALSMAPGAADAQIGPADPGDFDQLTQCLIQAPSNRPYFLLLQGYQDAQDFVVYVMTREQHVFGRGGNSSARGGSPAPYVDTFLNAPDILPRHCTVRAGPEPPAMVRPSRGAPVTHNGCLLLREAELHPGDLLGLGEHFLFMYKDPRTGGSGPARPPWLPARPGAAPPGPGWAFSCRLCGRGLQERGEALAAYLDGREPVLRFRPREEEALLGEIVRAAAAGAGDLPPLGPATLLALCVQHSARELELGHLPRLLGRLARLIKEAVWEKIKEIGDRQPENHPEGVPEVPLTPEAVSVELRPLMLWMANTTELLSFVQEKVLEMEKEADQEGLSSDPQLCNDLELCDEAMALLDEVIMCTFQQSVYYLTKTLYSTLPALLDSNPFTAGAELPGPGADLGAMPPGLRPTLGVFQAALELTSQCELHPDLVSQTFGYLFFFSNASLLNSLMERGQGRPFYQWSRAVQIRTNLDLVLDWLQGAGLGDIATEFFRKLSIAVNLLCVPRTSLLKASWSSLRTDHPTLTPAQLHHLLSHYQLGPGRGPPPAWDPPPAERDAVDTGDIFESFSSHPPLILPLGSSRLRLTGPVTDDALHRELRRLRRLLWDLEQQELPANHRHGPPVAPPP
- the RASIP1 gene encoding ras-interacting protein 1 isoform X4 → MLSGERKEGGSPRFGKLHLPVGLWINSPRKQLAKLGRRWPSAASVKSSSSDTGSRSSEPLPPPPPHVELRRVGAVKAAGGASGSRAKRISQLFRGSGTGATGSGGAGGPGTPGGAQRWASEKKLPELSAGVAPEPPLATRATAPPGVLKIFGAGLASGANYKSVLATARSTARELVAEALERYGLAGSPAGSPGESSCVDAFALCDALGRPAAGGMGSGDWRAEHLRVLGDSERPLLVQELWRARPGWARRFELRGREEARRLEQEAFGAADSDGTGAPSWRPQKNRSRAASGGAALASPGPGSGSGPPTGTGGKERSENLSLRRSVSELSLQGRRRRQQERRQQALSMAPGAADAQIGPADPGDFDQLTQCLIQAPSNRPYFLLLQGYQDAQEKIKEIGDRQPENHPEGVPEVPLTPEAVSVELRPLMLWMANTTELLSFVQEKVLEMEKEADQEGLSSDPQLCNDLELCDEAMALLDEVIMCTFQQSVYYLTKTLYSTLPALLDSNPFTAGAELPGPGADLGAMPPGLRPTLGVFQAALELTSQCELHPDLVSQTFGYLFFFSNASLLNSLMERGQGRPFYQWSRAVQIRTNLDLVLDWLQGAGLGDIATEFFRKLSIAVNLLCVPRTSLLKASWSSLRTDHPTLTPAQLHHLLSHYQLGPGRGPPPAWDPPPAERDAVDTGDIFESFSSHPPLILPLGSSRLRLTGPVTDDALHRELRRLRRLLWDLEQQELPANHRHGPPVAPPP
- the RASIP1 gene encoding ras-interacting protein 1 isoform X1, which gives rise to MLSGERKEGGSPRFGKLHLPVGLWINSPRKQLAKLGRRWPSAASVKSSSSDTGSRSSEPLPPPPPHVELRRVGAVKAAGGASGSRAKRISQLFRGSGTGATGSGGAGGPGTPGGAQRWASEKKLPELSAGVAPEPPLATRATAPPGVLKIFGAGLASGANYKSVLATARSTARELVAEALERYGLAGSPAGSPGESSCVDAFALCDALGRPAAGGMGSGDWRAEHLRVLGDSERPLLVQELWRARPGWARRFELRGREEARRLEQEAFGAADSDGTGAPSWRPQKNRSRAASGGAALASPGPGSGSGPPTGTGGKERSENLSLRRSVSELSLQGRRRRQQERRQQALSMAPGAADAQIGPADPGDFDQLTQCLIQAPSNRPYFLLLQGYQDAQDFVVYVMTREQHVFGRGGNSSARGGSPAPYVDTFLNAPDILPRHCTVRAGPEPPAMVRPSRGAPVTHNGCLLLREAELHPGDLLGLGEHFLFMYKDPRTGGSGPARPPWLPARPGAAPPGPGWAFSCRLCGRGLQERGEALAAYLDGREPVLRFRPREEEALLGEIVRAAAAGAGDLPPLGPATLLALCVQHSARELELGHLPRLLGRLARLIKEAVWEKIKEIGDRQPENHPEGVPEVPLTPEAVSVELRPLMLWMANTTELLSFVQEKVLEMEKEADQEGLSSDPQLCNDLELCDEAMALLDEVIMCTFQQSVYYLTKTLYSTLPALLDSNPFTAGAELPGPGADLGAMPPGLRPTLGVFQAALELTSQCELHPDLVSQTFGYLFFFSNASLLNSLMERGQGRPFYQWSRAVQIRTNLDLVLDWLQGAGLGDIATEFFRKLSIAVNLLCVPRTSLLKASWSSLRTDHPTLTPAQLHHLLSHYQLGPGRGPPPAWDPPPAERDAVDTGDIFESFSSHPPLILPLGSSRLRLTGPVTDDALHRELRRLRRLLWDLEQQELPANHRHGPPVAPPP
- the RASIP1 gene encoding ras-interacting protein 1 isoform X2, with amino-acid sequence MLSGERKEGGSPRFGKLHLPVGLWINSPRKQLAKLGRRWPSAASVKSSSSDTGSRSSEPLPPPPPHVELRRVGAVKAAGGASGSRAKRISQLFRGSGTGATGSGGAGGPGTPGGAQRWASEKKLPELSAGVAPEPPLATRATAPPGVLKIFGAGLASGANYKSVLATARSTARELVAEALERYGLAGSPAGSPGESSCVDAFALCDALGRPAAGGMGSGDWRAEHLRVLGDSERPLLVQELWRARPGWARRFELRGREEARRLEQEAFGAADSDGTGAPSWRPQKNRSRAASGGAALASPGPGSGSGPPTGTGGKERSENLSLRRSVSELSLQGRRRRQQERRQQALSMAPGAADAQIGPADPGDFDQLTQCLIQAPSNRPYFLLLQGYQDAQDFVVYVMTREQHVFGRGGNSSARGGSPAPYVDTFLNAPDILPRHCTVRAGPEPPAMVRPSRGAPVTHNGCLLLREAELHPGDLLGLGEHFLFMYKDPRTGGSGPARPPWLPARPGAAPPGPGWAFSCRLCGRGLQERGEALAAYLDGREPVLRFRPREEEALLGEIVRAAAAGAGDLPPLGPATLLALCVQHSARELELGHLPRLLGRLARLIKEAVWEKIKEIGDRQPENHPEGVPEVPLTPEAVSVELRPLMLWMANTTELLSFVQEKVLEMEKEADQEDPQLCNDLELCDEAMALLDEVIMCTFQQSVYYLTKTLYSTLPALLDSNPFTAGAELPGPGADLGAMPPGLRPTLGVFQAALELTSQCELHPDLVSQTFGYLFFFSNASLLNSLMERGQGRPFYQWSRAVQIRTNLDLVLDWLQGAGLGDIATEFFRKLSIAVNLLCVPRTSLLKASWSSLRTDHPTLTPAQLHHLLSHYQLGPGRGPPPAWDPPPAERDAVDTGDIFESFSSHPPLILPLGSSRLRLTGPVTDDALHRELRRLRRLLWDLEQQELPANHRHGPPVAPPP